The nucleotide sequence CAGCGTGCCGTCGACGCGCGCTTCGACGTCCTCAAAATGTCCGTCCGGCCATGCGACGCACAGCGCCGAGACGAAATGCGCACTTCGCTGCGCAGGCTCCTTCGCGCCGCGCTCCTGCAGCAGGCGCTCGATCTGCGACATGGCGGCGAGAAAATTCTTGTCCTCGCCGGCCCAGCGCGCCGAATAGATTCCGGGCTGTCCGTCGAGCGCATCGACCGCCAGCCCCGAATCGTCCGCGAACGCCGGAAGCTGCGTCGCCTTCGCCGCCGCCACGGCCTTGATGCGGGCATTGGCTTGGAACGTTGTGCCGGTCTCATCCGGCTCAGTGAGGCCGAGTTCCGCCGCCGACACCGCTTCCACGCCGTAAGGCGCAAGCAGTTCGCGCATCTCGGCGAGCTTGCCGGGATTGTGGGTCGCGATCACAAGGCGGCCGGTGATTCGGCGATGATCACTCATGCGCAATGCTTATCCTCAGGCGACGCAGTTGAAAGCGGTAAAATTACGCCACCGCCATTTTTTGCAGGTCCACCAGCCGGGCGATGCCCTTCTGGGCCAGCGCCATCAGGTTGAGGAATTCCTCCTGCGAGAACGGCGTCTTTTCGGCGGTGCCCTGGACCTCGATAATGCGGCCGTCGCCGGTCATGACGAAGTTCGCGTCGGTCTCGGCGTCGGAGTCTTCCGCGTAGTCGAGGTCGAGCACCGGCGTACCGTTGTAGATTCCGCACGAGATCGCGGCGACGTTGTCGCGCAGCACGTTCTCGTTCTTCAGCATGTTGCGGGCCTTCATCCACTGCAGGCAATCCGCCAGCGCGACCCACGCGCCGGTGATCGCCGCGGTGCGGGTGCCGCCGTCGGCCTGGATGACGTCGCAGTCCACCGTGATCTGGCGTTCGCCCAGGGCAACGAGGTCCACGGTGGTGCGCAGCGAGCGGCCGATCAGCCGCTGGATTTCGACGGTGCGGCCGCTTTGTTTTCCGGCGGCGGATTCACGGCGCATGCGCTCGTGGGTCGCGCGCGGCAGCATGCCGTATTCGGCGGTGACCCAGCCGCGGCCCTGACCCTTCAGCCATGGCGGCAGACGGTCTTCCAGCGTGGCGGTCACCAGCACGTGGGTGTCGCCGAACTTCACCATGCAGGAACCTTCGGCGTATTTGACCACACCCCGTTCCAGTGTGACGGGGCGCAGTTCGTCGGGCGCGCGACGGCTTGGCCGCATGGGAAAATCCTCCGAAAACATGGGAAATGTCGATTTGGCGCTGCTTTTAGGGGGTTGGGGTCGCAGCGGCAAGGGCTATGCAGCTGCGTATCCGGTCATCTCAATTGTCATTGCGAGGAGCGGGGCGACGAAGCAATCCAGTTTGTCGCCAAAGGGCTCTAGATTGCTTCGCTTCGCTCGCAATGACGCTGAACTTGCTGATAATGCCGCTTGTCATGTCGCTGTCCGAGGGACAAGTGTAGGGCGCAGAACCGATTTGGAGCCGGATTTGGCCCACCACGAGCCGACAGGTCATCTGATCACGCCGAACGCCGGGCTGGCGCAGCTCAACGAGCGGTCGCGGGATATTTTTCGTCAGATTGTCGAGAATTATCTGGCCACCGGCGAGCCGGTGGGCTCGCGCAACATCTCGCGCCTGATCACCATGCCGTTGTCGCCGGCCTCCGTGCGCAACGTGATGTCGGATCTCGAGCAACTGGGGCTGATCTACGCGCCGCATACGTCGGCGGGCCGGTTGCCGACCGAACTGGGACTGCGCTTTTTCGTCGACGCGCTGATGCAGGTCGGCGATCTGACCGAGCCGGAACGGCAGTCGATCGAGACGCAACTCAAATCCGTCGGCGGTGCTTCTTCAGTCGAAGCCGCGCTGAGCGAGGCTTTGACGCGATTGTCGGGTCTGACGCGTGCGGCTGCGGTCGTGCTGACGGCGAAGGCGAACGTGCGGCTTAAGCATATCGAATTCGTGCGGCTGGAGCCGACGCAGGCGCTGGTGGTGCTGGTGGCGGAAGACGGCCAGGTCGAGAACCGCGTGCTGCCGCTGCCCCCAGGCGTGCCGTCATCGGCACTGACCGAAGCTTCGAATTTTCTCAATGCACGGATTCGCGGACGCACGCTGGCCGAAGCGCGCAGCGAACTCGAAACCGCGCTGACAACGAGCCGCGGCGAGCTGGATCAGCTCACGCAGAAAGTCGTCGCAGCGGGCATCGCAAGCTGGTCGGGCGGCGCCAGCGACGAGCGCCAACTGATCGTGCGCGGTCACGCCAATCTGCTGGAAGATCTTCATGCGATGGAGGATCTCGAACGGGTGCGGCTGCTGTTCGACGACCTCGAAGCCAAGAAGGGTGTGATCGATCTGCTCGGCCGCGCCGAGCGCGCCGACGGCGTGCGGATTTTCATCGGCTCGGAGAACAAGCTGTTCTCGCTGTCCGGCTCCTCGACCATCATCGCACCCTATCGCGACGGCGCGGGCCACATCGTCGGCGTGCTCGGCGTGATCGGTCCGACGCGGCTGAACTACGCGCGGGTCATTCCGATGGTCGATTATGCCGCCCGGATTGTCAGTCAGCTGATCGGCAAATAGCGCGTTAGCGCTTGATTTTCCGCGCCTAAAGCACGATATGCGGGCTAACAATCCCACATGATCGAGACGATTTGCTGAAAAGGTGAGTTATGGCCAATACCAATGGGCGCAAGGAACAATCGGAGGCCGCCGCCGCGCAGGACAGCGCGAACGGTTCCGTGACCGACAAGGAGCCTGTGGTCTCAAAGCCTTACGTGATGCCTGACGATCCTGAAGAAGGGTCGGTCGAAGCGCTCACCAAGGAAGTGGCCGAGGCAAAGGATCGTATGCTGCGCACGCTTGCGGAGATGGAAAATCTGCGCAAGCGGACCCAGCGCGAAGTCACCGACGCGCGGACCTACGGCATCACCGCATTCGCGCGTGACGTGCTCGACATCGCCGACAATCTGCAGCGCGCGCTGGATGCCGTGCCGATGGAAGCACGCGAGGCGGCCGATCCCGGCCTCAAGGCGTTGATCGAGGGCGTCGAGCTGACCGAGCGTTCGCTGCACAAGACGCTGGAGAAAAACGGCGTGCAGAAGCTCGATCCGCTCGGCGAGAAGTTCGATCCGAACTTCCATCAGGCGATGTATGAGGTGCCGGATTCGTCGGTACCGACAGGCACCGTGGTGCAGGTCGTGCAGGGCGGCTACACCATCGGCGAGCGCGTGCTGCGCCCGGCGCTGGTCGCGGTCGCCAAGGGCGGCGCGAAGGTGGCGCCCGCCGCCGCGCAGGAATAGTTTTAACGCGGGTCGATGCCGTCGCGCACCGCGCGAAAGCGCGGAAACGCCTTCGGCCAATCGTCGCGCGTCGCGCTTGCGATGATGCGCAGCGACGTGCCGCCGCCGAATCTCAGCCACTGCACCACGGTGACCGGCGTGTCGTTCTTGCCGGTGACAGCCTCGATTCGCGTCTCGTACCCGGCGGAGCCGTCAATCCGCTGCGGCTCGTTCGAAATGATGCGCGCATTGCGAAGGCCCGGAATGGCGGCGGCGGTCTGTTGCGCAAAGCGTCCGCGATCGTCCGGCGACGCGGGGGCAGCCGCGGTCAGGCCGATCACCATGTAGGGTGCACCGTCGAGCGTGGTGTCTTCCGTGCCGTCGGTCAAAAGGATCGACGAGCGCGGCGCCAGCGTGCGAACGGTCTTGAAATCACTGAGTTCGCCGATCTTGAACGGCATCAGGCTGAGCTGTTCCTCGGTCGGCACGTCATTGCGCAGCTTCGCCGAGGCGAGCATCTTGCGCATGGCGTCGTCGGATAGCGGCTTCTCTGCATCCTCGCGCGCCTGCGCGATGATGTAGCCGGTGAACTTCTCGCCGGAGATGATCACCGAGTACATCTTGATCGTGGTCGCGCCGTCCTTGCCGGTATCCGAGGTAATGAACGCCTTGCCTGCCGCGGTCTCAAAGGCTTCCGGCTTGGAGCCTGCCGCGGGAGACTTGCCTTCCTTTACGGCAGTCTCGACCGTTGCAAAGGCCGCGGGCGGGATCTCGGCGAGCCCGACCTTGATCTTCTGGTCCGCGGATTCGAACCCCATAAATTCCTTGGCCACGGCGAGCCCTTCGGCGGGCACCAGCCCGACGCGCGCGCCTGAGGGGAATACGGGGTCGGCGGCAAGAGCCGGCGAGGCGGTGACAATGGAGACGATGGCGAGAACGCGGACGATCGTTTTCATGAGACCTGACTGATGTCGTATTGAGGCGGTTCAATGGTCGGACACGGCGCGAGGCGGCCCGGTCTGTTCGGGGCGTAACTGTTTCTGCGCCGGGCCAACAGATCAAGGCCCGAATCGTTGCAAATTGACGCATTCGCCGCCGTTCCCCGGAGCCTGGCGGCGGATGCGGAAATTCCATTTTCCCGGCTGTTTACAAGGGCTGGTCCTTGCAGGGGCATGCCCCCCTCCTATATGAGGCGGAGCGTCGCGACGTCGCGAATATTTGATATTGGGGGTTTGGATTGGTGCGCCGTCAGGGCCCGGCCAACCTGCCGCAAAAAGAAGGATTAGAGGACCATGGGAAAGGTCATTGGGATCGATCTCGGCACCACGAATTCGTGCGTCGCCGTGATGGATGGCAAAACACCAAAGGTAATCGAGAACGCCGAGGGCATGCGGACGACCCCGTCCATCGTTGCCCTCACCGACGATGGTGAGCGCCTCGTCGGCCAGCCGGCCAAGCGCCAGGCTGTGACCAATCCGGAAAAGACCATCTTCGCCGTGAAGCGCCTCATCGGCCGCCGTTACGACGATCCGACGGTCGAAAAGGACAAGAAGCTCGTCCCCTATAAAATCGTGAAGGCCGGCAACGGCGACGCATGGGTCGAGGCCGACGGCCAGACCTATTCGCCTTCGCAGGTCTCCGCTTTCATTCTGCAGAAGATGAAAGAGACCGCGGAAGCCCATCTCGGCCAGAAGGTCGATCAGGCGGTCATCACCGTTCCTGCCTATTTCAACGACGCCCAGCGTCAGGCCACCAAGGATGCCGGCAAGATCGCAGGCCTTGAAGTGCTGCGCATCATCAACGAGCCGACCGCGGCTGCGCTCGCTTACGGTCTCGACAAGACCAAGCAGGGCACCATCGCGGTGTACGATCTCGGCGGCGGCACCTTCGACGTGTCGATCCTCGAGATCGGCGACGGCGTGTTCGAAGTGAAGTCCACCAACGGCGACACGTTCCTCGGCGGTGAAGACTTCGACATGCGCCTCGTCAGCTATCTGGCCGACGAATTCCAGAAAGAGCAGGGCATCAACCTGCGCAACGACAAGCTTGCCCTGCAGCGCCTGAAAGAGGCCGCTGAAAAGGCCAAGATCGAATTGTCGTCGACGACGCAGACCGAAATCAATCTGCCGTTCATCACCGCGGATGCAACCGGTCCGAAGCATCTGACCATGAAGCTCACCCGCGCCAAGTTCGAAGCGCTGGTCGACGATCTGATCCAGAAGACAGTCGAGCCTTGCCGCAAGGCCCTGAAGGATGCCGGTCTGTCGGCTGCCGAGATCAACGAGGTTGTTCTGGTCGGCGGCATGTCGCGCATGCCAAAGGTGCAGGAAGTCGTGAAGCAGCTGTTCGGCAAGGAGCCGCACAAGGGCGTCAACCCGGACGAAGTCGTTGCCATCGGCGCCGCGATTCAGGCCGGCGTGCTGCAGGGCGACGTCAAGGACGTGCTGCTGCTCGACGTCACGCCGCTGTCGCTCGGCATCGAAACGCTGGGCGGTGTGTTCACGCGCATCATCGAGCGCAACACCACGATCCCGACCAAGAAGAGCCAGGTATTCTCGACTGCCGAGGACAATCAGGGTGCGGTGACCATTCGCGTGTTCCAGGGTGAACGCGAGATGGCGGCCGACAACAAGATGCTTGGCCAGTTCGACCTGATGGGAATTCCGCCCGCGCCGCGCGGCATGCCGCAGATCGAGGTCACGTTCGACATCGACGCCAACGGCATCGTCAACGTGTCGGCAAAGGACAAGGCGACCAACAAGGAACAGCAGATTCGCATTCAGGCGTCCGGTGGACTGTCTGACAGCGACATCGAGAAGATGGTCAAGGACGCCGAGGCCAATGCGGCCGAGGACAAGAAGCGCCGCGAGGCGGTCGATGCCAAGAACCATGCCGACGCGCTGGTGCATTCCACCGAGAAGGCGCTGGCCGAGCATGGTGCGAAGGTCGGCGAGCCCGAGCGCAAGGCCATCGAAGACGCGCTGGCGGATCTGAAGGAAGCCCTGAAGGGCGAAGATCCGGAAGCCATCAAGACCAAGACCAATACGCTGGCGCAGGCTTCGATGAAGCTCGGCGAAGCGATGTACACGCAGCAGGCCGAGGCGGACGCCGCCAAGGATGCCGCGAAGGACGATGTCGTTGACGCCGAGTTTACCGAAGTCGACGACGATAAGACCAACAAGAAGTCCGCGTAACCAGTCCACGATCAGCCTCCCCTTCAAGGGGAGGCTTTTCGCGGAGAACCGAACCACAGATCCAGACTCGCATGACCCAGATCAGCCATGTCTAAGGCCTGCTATTACGAGACGCTGGAAGTCGAACGTTCTATCGACGAAGCCGGACTGAAGTCGGCCTTCCGCAAGCTCGCCATGAAATGGCACCCGGACAAGAATCCGGGCGATCCGTCCTGCGAGCACAAGTTCAAGGAAATTTCCGAAGCCTACGAAATCCTCAAGGACGGCAACAAGCGTGCCGCCTACGACCGCTATGGCCATGCCGCGTTCGAGCAGGGCAACGGCGGCGGCCACGGGGCCGGGTTCGGTGCGGGCTTTGCGTCCTCGTTCTCCGACATTTTCGAAGACCTGTTCGGCATGGCCGGACAGCGCGGCGGCCGTGGCGGCCGCGAGCGCGGCGCGGACCTGCGCTACAATATGGAAATCACGCTGGAGGAAGCCTTCTCCGGCAAGACCGCGCAGATCAACATTCCGGTCGCGGTGACCTGCGAGACATGCTCCGGCACCGGCGCCAAGGCGGGCACCAAGCCGAAGACCTGCTCGATGTGCGGCGGCGCAGGCCGTGTTCGCCAGGCGCAAGGTTTCTTCACGCTGGAACGCACCTGCCCCGGCTGTCAGGGCCGTGGCCAGATGATCGAGACGCCGTGCGGCTCCTGCTCGGGGCAAGGCCGCGTGCAGAAGGAGCGCACGCTGTCGGTCAATATTCCGCCGGGCGTCGAGGACGGCACCCGCATTCGCCTTTCCGGCGAGGGCGAGGCGGGCGTGCAGGGCGGTCCTGCGGGCGATCTCTACATTTTCCTGTCGCTGGCTTCGCACAAGTTCTTCCAGCGCGACGGCGCGGACCTGCATTGCCGCGTGCCGGTGTCGATGGTGACCGCGGCGATGGGCGGCGAATTCGAAGTGCCGACCATCGATCAGGGCAAGACCAAGGTGAAAGTGCCGTCGGGCACCCAGTCCGGCCGCCGCTTCCGCGTTGCCTCGAAGGGCATGCCGGTGCTGCGTTCCCGGCAGATGGGCGACATGTACGTCCAGGTCGTGGTCGAGACGCCGCAGAACCTCACCAAGAAGCAGAAAGAGCTGCTGGCGGAGTTCGAAAAGCTGTCGTCCGGCGAAACCCAGCCCGAAGCGGCCGGATTCTTCAAAATGGTCAAGGACTTCTTCGGAACCCGCGCCAATACGCCATAGTGGGTCTGCTTGACGCTTTTTGCTTGCGTCTGTACCCATTTGTGAAGGAAATTTGACGCCTCGCCCGTCCCCGGGCTCCGTTGGAAGTATCATGGCCCCCCAGTCCACTGCGCGTGCGTTGAAAAAGCCGCTTCGTCTCGACGACGAGGTCCGCTTCCTCCGCTCCTGGATTGAAAAGCCCCTGCACATGGGCGCGGTGATGCCATCCAGCAAGGCGCTGGCGCGCACGGTCGCGCGTTACGTCGATCCGCATTCCGACGGACCTGTCATCGAACTTGGGCCCGGCACCGGCGCCATCACCGATGCGCTGATCGCGCACGGCGTTGCCGAGAAGCGTCTGGTGCTGGTGGAGTTCGATCCGGGCTTCTGTGCGCTGCTGCATGAGCGCTATCCGCAGGCGACCGTGATTCAGGGCGATGCCTATAGTCTCGACCTGACACTGGCGGAACTGAAAGAGCCCGCCGCCGCGATGGTGTCCGGCCTGCCGCTCGTCACCAAGCCGATGCTGGTTCGCCTCAAGCTGATGCGCGACGCGTTCCTGAAAATGGAAG is from Afipia massiliensis and encodes:
- the rph gene encoding ribonuclease PH, giving the protein MRPSRRAPDELRPVTLERGVVKYAEGSCMVKFGDTHVLVTATLEDRLPPWLKGQGRGWVTAEYGMLPRATHERMRRESAAGKQSGRTVEIQRLIGRSLRTTVDLVALGERQITVDCDVIQADGGTRTAAITGAWVALADCLQWMKARNMLKNENVLRDNVAAISCGIYNGTPVLDLDYAEDSDAETDANFVMTGDGRIIEVQGTAEKTPFSQEEFLNLMALAQKGIARLVDLQKMAVA
- the grpE gene encoding nucleotide exchange factor GrpE, which encodes MANTNGRKEQSEAAAAQDSANGSVTDKEPVVSKPYVMPDDPEEGSVEALTKEVAEAKDRMLRTLAEMENLRKRTQREVTDARTYGITAFARDVLDIADNLQRALDAVPMEAREAADPGLKALIEGVELTERSLHKTLEKNGVQKLDPLGEKFDPNFHQAMYEVPDSSVPTGTVVQVVQGGYTIGERVLRPALVAVAKGGAKVAPAAAQE
- the hrcA gene encoding heat-inducible transcriptional repressor HrcA; translated protein: MAHHEPTGHLITPNAGLAQLNERSRDIFRQIVENYLATGEPVGSRNISRLITMPLSPASVRNVMSDLEQLGLIYAPHTSAGRLPTELGLRFFVDALMQVGDLTEPERQSIETQLKSVGGASSVEAALSEALTRLSGLTRAAAVVLTAKANVRLKHIEFVRLEPTQALVVLVAEDGQVENRVLPLPPGVPSSALTEASNFLNARIRGRTLAEARSELETALTTSRGELDQLTQKVVAAGIASWSGGASDERQLIVRGHANLLEDLHAMEDLERVRLLFDDLEAKKGVIDLLGRAERADGVRIFIGSENKLFSLSGSSTIIAPYRDGAGHIVGVLGVIGPTRLNYARVIPMVDYAARIVSQLIGK
- the dnaJ gene encoding molecular chaperone DnaJ is translated as MSKACYYETLEVERSIDEAGLKSAFRKLAMKWHPDKNPGDPSCEHKFKEISEAYEILKDGNKRAAYDRYGHAAFEQGNGGGHGAGFGAGFASSFSDIFEDLFGMAGQRGGRGGRERGADLRYNMEITLEEAFSGKTAQINIPVAVTCETCSGTGAKAGTKPKTCSMCGGAGRVRQAQGFFTLERTCPGCQGRGQMIETPCGSCSGQGRVQKERTLSVNIPPGVEDGTRIRLSGEGEAGVQGGPAGDLYIFLSLASHKFFQRDGADLHCRVPVSMVTAAMGGEFEVPTIDQGKTKVKVPSGTQSGRRFRVASKGMPVLRSRQMGDMYVQVVVETPQNLTKKQKELLAEFEKLSSGETQPEAAGFFKMVKDFFGTRANTP
- the rdgB gene encoding RdgB/HAM1 family non-canonical purine NTP pyrophosphatase, whose translation is MSDHRRITGRLVIATHNPGKLAEMRELLAPYGVEAVSAAELGLTEPDETGTTFQANARIKAVAAAKATQLPAFADDSGLAVDALDGQPGIYSARWAGEDKNFLAAMSQIERLLQERGAKEPAQRSAHFVSALCVAWPDGHFEDVEARVDGTLVWPPRGTAGFGYDPAFLPDGHSRTFGEMTSIEKHGLPPHGMGLSHRAKAFVKLAEICLT
- the dnaK gene encoding molecular chaperone DnaK yields the protein MGKVIGIDLGTTNSCVAVMDGKTPKVIENAEGMRTTPSIVALTDDGERLVGQPAKRQAVTNPEKTIFAVKRLIGRRYDDPTVEKDKKLVPYKIVKAGNGDAWVEADGQTYSPSQVSAFILQKMKETAEAHLGQKVDQAVITVPAYFNDAQRQATKDAGKIAGLEVLRIINEPTAAALAYGLDKTKQGTIAVYDLGGGTFDVSILEIGDGVFEVKSTNGDTFLGGEDFDMRLVSYLADEFQKEQGINLRNDKLALQRLKEAAEKAKIELSSTTQTEINLPFITADATGPKHLTMKLTRAKFEALVDDLIQKTVEPCRKALKDAGLSAAEINEVVLVGGMSRMPKVQEVVKQLFGKEPHKGVNPDEVVAIGAAIQAGVLQGDVKDVLLLDVTPLSLGIETLGGVFTRIIERNTTIPTKKSQVFSTAEDNQGAVTIRVFQGEREMAADNKMLGQFDLMGIPPAPRGMPQIEVTFDIDANGIVNVSAKDKATNKEQQIRIQASGGLSDSDIEKMVKDAEANAAEDKKRREAVDAKNHADALVHSTEKALAEHGAKVGEPERKAIEDALADLKEALKGEDPEAIKTKTNTLAQASMKLGEAMYTQQAEADAAKDAAKDDVVDAEFTEVDDDKTNKKSA
- a CDS encoding class I SAM-dependent methyltransferase, producing the protein MAPQSTARALKKPLRLDDEVRFLRSWIEKPLHMGAVMPSSKALARTVARYVDPHSDGPVIELGPGTGAITDALIAHGVAEKRLVLVEFDPGFCALLHERYPQATVIQGDAYSLDLTLAELKEPAAAMVSGLPLVTKPMLVRLKLMRDAFLKMEAGAPFIQFTYSVAPPIPKSLPGIRTQASERVWMNLPPARVWVYRKG